One genomic window of Microbacterium sp. BH-3-3-3 includes the following:
- a CDS encoding GntR family transcriptional regulator encodes MPRLGRDGSARAAAGRGGAGRDTRASTAPGRAIADSPGPRAADLVADAVRSGILSGELAPGTPLREEELSATHGVSRHTARTALTRLAGERLVTAEPYRGVRVSLLDDDALIALQQLRCALETEALRIVRDRGIHPPAVDAALDALADAETSGDWPATLDAHARVHLALVDAAGSPRIAEEYRRLDSEMHLLLTHVRPAYAPGTLTAEHRAYVRAALDEPERAVRAHLDHSTRAIIDGRRAR; translated from the coding sequence ATGCCACGGCTCGGGCGTGACGGCTCCGCGCGCGCCGCGGCTGGACGCGGTGGTGCCGGGCGGGACACCCGCGCCTCGACGGCACCCGGCCGCGCCATCGCGGACTCCCCCGGCCCCCGCGCCGCCGACCTCGTCGCCGACGCGGTGCGCTCCGGCATCCTGTCGGGAGAGCTCGCCCCCGGAACCCCGCTACGCGAAGAAGAGCTGAGCGCGACGCACGGCGTCTCGCGCCACACCGCTCGCACCGCACTCACCCGCCTGGCCGGCGAACGCCTCGTCACCGCCGAGCCCTATCGAGGCGTGCGGGTCTCGCTGCTCGACGATGACGCACTCATCGCGCTGCAGCAGCTGCGCTGCGCCCTCGAGACCGAGGCGTTGCGGATCGTGCGGGATCGCGGCATCCATCCGCCCGCTGTCGACGCGGCGCTCGACGCCCTCGCCGACGCCGAGACCTCGGGCGACTGGCCCGCCACGCTCGACGCGCACGCCCGCGTGCACCTCGCCCTCGTCGATGCCGCGGGCAGCCCGCGGATCGCCGAGGAGTACCGGCGCCTCGACTCCGAGATGCACCTGCTGCTCACCCACGTGCGTCCGGCGTACGCGCCAGGGACGCTGACGGCCGAGCATCGCGCCTACGTGCGGGCGGCGCTGGACGAGCCCGAGCGGGCCGTGCGCGCGCACCTCGACCACTCGACGCGGGCGATCATCGACGGGCGGCGCGCGCGCTGA
- a CDS encoding helix-turn-helix domain-containing protein translates to MSQADLARATGMSQPNVAAVESGTRNPSADAFERLLRAADYRPSLAVEEHAGAIVEAGLRHGLRDIRVFGSVATGADHFSSDIDLLARVESGRGYFDIAAFVNAVEKLTGFSVDVIVDDERRPAFLDSTPMAAL, encoded by the coding sequence ATGTCTCAGGCCGATCTGGCGCGAGCCACGGGTATGAGTCAGCCCAATGTGGCGGCCGTGGAATCCGGGACGAGGAACCCCAGTGCAGACGCCTTCGAGCGCCTCCTCCGCGCCGCCGACTACCGGCCGAGTCTGGCCGTCGAAGAGCATGCCGGGGCGATCGTCGAGGCGGGACTGCGTCACGGGCTCCGTGACATCCGCGTCTTCGGCTCGGTGGCCACGGGAGCGGATCACTTCTCGTCGGACATCGACCTGCTCGCCCGCGTCGAGAGCGGGCGCGGCTATTTCGACATCGCGGCGTTCGTGAATGCCGTCGAAAAGCTCACCGGATTCTCCGTCGACGTGATCGTCGACGACGAGCGGCGCCCCGCATTCCTCGACTCGACACCGATGGCCGCGTTGTGA
- a CDS encoding RNA-binding S4 domain-containing protein produces MTSPAPQDVLIGSESIRLSAFLKFAGIVDSGGDAKEAIIDGYVKVNGEVERQRGRQLQVGDVVTFEGQSLRVQP; encoded by the coding sequence ATGACCAGCCCCGCACCCCAGGACGTCCTCATCGGCAGCGAGAGCATTCGTCTGAGCGCGTTCCTCAAGTTCGCCGGCATCGTCGATTCCGGTGGAGACGCCAAAGAGGCGATCATCGACGGGTACGTCAAGGTGAACGGCGAAGTCGAACGCCAGCGCGGGCGACAGCTGCAGGTCGGCGATGTCGTGACGTTCGAGGGGCAGTCGCTCCGCGTCCAGCCGTGA
- a CDS encoding helix-turn-helix transcriptional regulator: MDKIAGLDEAAELFKVLGNESRLALVWLLSREQLTVSVLAEQAGLSQPLVSQHLRTLRQAGLVSSEREGKEIRYALADQHVAHVVLDAIAHVQEPNDQGNEQ, from the coding sequence GTGGACAAGATCGCGGGACTCGACGAAGCCGCGGAACTGTTCAAGGTTCTGGGCAACGAGTCGCGTCTCGCGCTCGTGTGGCTCCTGAGCCGCGAACAGCTCACGGTGAGCGTGCTCGCCGAGCAGGCGGGCCTGTCGCAGCCGTTGGTGTCGCAACACCTGCGGACACTGCGCCAGGCGGGCTTGGTGAGCTCGGAGCGCGAGGGGAAAGAGATTCGATACGCCCTCGCCGACCAGCATGTCGCGCACGTCGTGCTCGATGCGATCGCCCACGTCCAGGAACCGAACGACCAGGGGAACGAACAATGA
- the ykgO gene encoding type B 50S ribosomal protein L36: MKVRASLASLKKQPGAQVVRRRGRVFVINKQNPRFKGRQG, translated from the coding sequence ATGAAAGTTCGCGCTTCGCTGGCGTCACTCAAGAAGCAGCCCGGTGCGCAGGTCGTTCGCCGCCGCGGTCGGGTGTTCGTGATCAACAAGCAGAACCCGCGCTTCAAGGGGCGTCAGGGGTGA
- a CDS encoding GTP-binding protein, whose product MPRTIAILGVCAPERRAYAERTAAALDRPLHLLRFADLRSSHALPHPRSRPSTAHAVVDLGTDVDLIHAIASRGGAEVEAVCVVDARHMVGDLLDEAPLVASARPGDTRADVGARARQAALALELATRIVWINWEQVPTAALSVQMALASHLNPTAVVRLSRDPLSDLHSEAPRDGEILERAGWVHALNAEHDPYMRDNRVMTVRYEQLRPFHPARLSAALDRLDDGAAGRLVRSAGFCRLASRPGILARWEHVGSAIWLEPIGADDGLMGMGQEIAFTGLDLSAPKLAHVLDRAALTDDELASGPAAWALFDDPLPAWPAVESSIPDATD is encoded by the coding sequence ATGCCCCGCACGATCGCCATCCTCGGCGTCTGCGCACCGGAACGCCGGGCCTACGCCGAACGCACCGCTGCCGCGCTCGATCGCCCGCTGCACCTGCTGCGTTTCGCCGACCTCCGGTCCTCCCACGCCCTTCCCCACCCGCGGTCACGCCCGAGCACCGCGCACGCCGTCGTCGACCTCGGCACCGACGTCGACCTCATCCACGCGATCGCCTCGCGCGGCGGCGCTGAGGTCGAAGCGGTCTGCGTCGTCGACGCCCGGCACATGGTGGGCGACCTGCTCGACGAGGCGCCCCTCGTGGCATCCGCTCGTCCCGGCGACACCCGCGCCGACGTCGGTGCACGCGCGCGGCAGGCGGCCCTGGCCCTAGAGCTGGCGACACGCATCGTCTGGATCAACTGGGAGCAGGTGCCCACCGCGGCCCTCTCCGTGCAGATGGCACTCGCCTCGCACCTGAACCCCACCGCCGTGGTGCGCCTGTCGCGCGATCCGCTCAGCGACCTGCACTCGGAAGCTCCCCGCGACGGCGAGATCCTCGAGCGAGCGGGCTGGGTGCACGCCCTCAACGCCGAGCACGACCCCTACATGCGCGACAACCGCGTCATGACGGTGCGCTACGAGCAGCTGCGGCCGTTCCACCCGGCCCGCCTGTCGGCCGCGCTCGACCGGCTCGACGACGGCGCCGCCGGACGCCTCGTGCGCTCCGCGGGATTCTGTCGCCTGGCCTCACGCCCCGGCATCCTGGCGCGGTGGGAGCACGTCGGCTCGGCGATCTGGCTCGAACCGATCGGTGCCGACGACGGACTCATGGGCATGGGCCAAGAGATCGCCTTCACCGGCCTCGACCTCTCGGCGCCGAAGCTCGCGCACGTGCTCGACCGGGCCGCTCTCACCGACGACGAGCTCGCCAGCGGCCCCGCGGCCTGGGCGCTGTTCGACGACCCGCTGCCCGCCTGGCCCGCGGTGGAGTCGTCGATCCCCGATGCCACCGACTGA
- a CDS encoding ABC transporter permease, translated as MNPHRLRTIIGIELRQRVRSVGWYVLLGIFAAILLGIMVLSLAAFSLWSGGNEWFFSLVIMLVLLLVLLVSPTLSGSAVNGDRDGATLAPVQVTLATTTEIVIGKFLAAWISGLAFLVVAVPFLIVSTFAGALNPGVIVSSLGILILEVGIVAAIGVGFSAVVARPIFSVASTYLVVAALTIGTLLAFGLGGAALRTPQVTVSRDVDWNAVPTGCDPGAPSPGAGCPTYDELECVESRSYGETPRFDRVWWLLAANPFVILADATPPTYRDGYPSDLFSQIASGVRLAQIEPDPAPRYDACADPAGSAYDYPTTEEQLAGTAPSWFVGLLLQAVVAGGLLWWGISRTRTPAKRLPPGTRIA; from the coding sequence ATGAACCCGCACCGCCTGCGCACGATCATCGGGATCGAGCTGCGTCAGCGCGTCCGCTCGGTGGGCTGGTACGTGCTGCTCGGGATCTTCGCCGCGATCCTGCTCGGCATCATGGTGCTCTCGCTCGCCGCGTTCTCGCTGTGGAGCGGCGGCAACGAGTGGTTCTTCTCGCTCGTCATCATGCTCGTGCTCCTGCTCGTGCTGCTGGTGTCGCCCACGCTCAGCGGCAGCGCGGTCAACGGCGACCGCGACGGCGCGACCCTTGCTCCCGTGCAGGTGACGCTCGCCACGACGACCGAGATCGTGATCGGCAAGTTCCTGGCCGCCTGGATCTCCGGTCTCGCCTTCCTCGTCGTGGCCGTGCCCTTCCTCATCGTGTCGACGTTCGCCGGGGCGCTGAATCCGGGCGTGATCGTGAGCTCGCTCGGCATCCTGATCCTCGAGGTGGGCATCGTCGCGGCGATCGGGGTGGGTTTCAGCGCGGTGGTCGCGCGGCCCATCTTCTCGGTGGCCAGCACGTACCTGGTGGTCGCCGCGCTCACCATCGGCACGCTGCTCGCCTTCGGATTGGGCGGCGCCGCGCTGCGCACGCCGCAGGTGACGGTGAGTCGCGACGTCGACTGGAACGCGGTGCCCACCGGCTGCGACCCGGGCGCGCCGAGTCCCGGGGCGGGGTGCCCCACCTACGACGAGCTCGAGTGCGTCGAATCGAGGTCGTACGGCGAGACCCCGCGCTTCGACCGCGTGTGGTGGCTGCTCGCGGCCAACCCCTTCGTGATCCTCGCGGATGCCACGCCGCCGACGTATCGCGACGGCTACCCGTCCGACCTGTTCTCGCAGATCGCCTCGGGTGTGCGCCTCGCGCAGATCGAGCCCGACCCGGCGCCGCGCTACGACGCCTGCGCCGACCCCGCGGGCAGCGCTTACGACTACCCGACCACCGAGGAGCAACTCGCGGGCACCGCGCCGAGCTGGTTCGTGGGGCTGCTGCTGCAGGCGGTGGTCGCCGGTGGGCTGCTGTGGTGGGGAATCTCGCGAACGCGCACGCCCGCGAAGCGCCTGCCGCCGGGGACGAGGATCGCGTAG
- a CDS encoding ABC transporter ATP-binding protein has translation MEAGIEVAGVRRSFGSVHAVRQVTFTAAPGRVTGLVGPNGSGKTTLMLMLASLLRPDDGELRIGGIDPVADPAGVRRVLGWMPDSLGAWPSLTAREVLVATAQLYDLSRDAARSRADELLELVDLTALAAAPARVLSRGQKQRLALARALVHDPRVLLLDEPASGLDPQARIALRVLLRRLAAEGRTILMSSHVLSELEEVVDDAVFLVDGRTVAGDRIAAAATRVRGWRVRLATDSSRSVEAARGDIAAALGRSGDEIGLDRRDALVPFADDAGAVAGLRALVGAGLPVVEFAPAVGDLEHAFLDLRSESAPPPPPPGAAAPGPTAPAVPDDRDDEGSRA, from the coding sequence ATGGAAGCCGGTATCGAAGTCGCGGGAGTGAGACGGTCGTTCGGTTCGGTGCACGCCGTGCGGCAGGTGACGTTCACCGCCGCACCGGGCCGCGTGACGGGACTCGTCGGACCGAACGGCTCGGGCAAGACCACGCTCATGCTCATGCTGGCGTCTCTGCTGCGGCCCGACGACGGTGAGCTGCGCATCGGCGGCATCGACCCCGTCGCCGACCCGGCCGGTGTGCGACGCGTGCTCGGATGGATGCCGGACTCCCTGGGCGCGTGGCCCAGCCTGACGGCGCGAGAGGTGCTGGTGGCGACCGCGCAGCTCTACGACCTGTCGCGTGACGCCGCGCGTTCCCGCGCCGACGAACTGCTCGAGCTCGTCGACCTGACCGCGCTCGCCGCGGCACCTGCCCGCGTCTTGTCGCGCGGACAGAAGCAGCGTCTCGCTCTGGCCCGCGCGCTCGTGCACGACCCGCGCGTGCTGTTGCTCGACGAGCCGGCCTCGGGTCTCGATCCGCAGGCGCGCATCGCGCTGCGCGTGCTGTTGCGACGCCTGGCCGCCGAGGGACGCACGATCCTGATGTCGAGTCACGTGCTGTCCGAGCTCGAAGAGGTCGTCGACGACGCCGTGTTCCTGGTCGACGGACGCACCGTCGCGGGCGACCGCATCGCGGCGGCGGCGACGCGCGTGCGGGGGTGGCGCGTGCGACTGGCGACCGACTCCTCGAGGTCGGTCGAGGCGGCGCGCGGAGATATCGCGGCGGCCCTCGGCCGCTCCGGCGACGAGATCGGTCTCGACCGGCGCGATGCTCTCGTGCCGTTCGCCGACGACGCGGGTGCCGTCGCGGGGCTGCGCGCTCTCGTCGGCGCGGGCCTACCGGTGGTGGAGTTCGCTCCCGCCGTGGGTGATCTCGAGCACGCCTTCCTCGACCTGCGGTCCGAGTCGGCGCCGCCTCCGCCTCCGCCGGGCGCCGCCGCACCGGGGCCGACGGCGCCCGCCGTGCCCGATGACCGCGACGACGAGGGGAGCCGCGCATGA
- a CDS encoding NAD(P)/FAD-dependent oxidoreductase, which produces MTVDVTVVGGGISGLACARAVQDAGRSVRVLDRGRRVGGRLASRTIDGRAVDLGASYFVVGEAERFGHLVADWEERGLARPWTDTFAVIDADGGQTPKPGPMRWAAPLGSRSLTLDLAEGLDVVSEHVVERVEPYRVDGRDAGEVVLAMPAPQAARLTGEAPGGAQDWEPVIAVMLRWDDRQWDADLHGAFADGDADVSFLADDGDRRGDGAPVLVVHTTADRARRHLDDPDAAIAPVVAATRRLLRIDADPVAARAHRWTFARPVEATGEPFFRSPGLSACGDAWGESAAVRTAWSSGDALGRALAAS; this is translated from the coding sequence ATGACAGTGGATGTGACGGTCGTCGGCGGCGGGATCTCCGGGCTCGCGTGCGCGCGAGCGGTGCAGGATGCCGGGAGGTCGGTGCGCGTGCTCGATCGGGGGCGCCGCGTGGGTGGGCGCCTGGCGAGCCGCACGATCGACGGGCGCGCGGTCGACCTCGGCGCGTCGTACTTCGTCGTGGGCGAGGCGGAGCGCTTCGGCCATCTCGTCGCCGACTGGGAGGAACGGGGTCTCGCCCGCCCCTGGACCGACACCTTCGCCGTCATCGACGCCGACGGCGGGCAGACGCCCAAGCCCGGTCCGATGAGATGGGCGGCTCCGCTGGGCTCGCGTTCGCTGACGCTCGACCTGGCCGAGGGGCTCGACGTGGTGTCGGAGCACGTCGTCGAGCGGGTCGAGCCGTACCGTGTCGACGGTCGCGACGCCGGCGAGGTGGTGCTCGCGATGCCCGCCCCTCAGGCTGCGCGGTTGACGGGTGAGGCTCCGGGTGGCGCTCAGGACTGGGAGCCGGTCATCGCCGTGATGCTCCGGTGGGACGACAGGCAGTGGGATGCCGACCTGCACGGTGCCTTCGCCGACGGCGACGCCGACGTGTCGTTCCTCGCTGACGACGGCGATCGTCGCGGCGACGGTGCTCCCGTGCTCGTGGTGCACACCACCGCCGACCGCGCCCGACGGCACCTCGACGACCCCGACGCGGCGATCGCGCCCGTCGTCGCGGCGACCCGCCGACTCCTGCGGATCGATGCCGATCCCGTCGCCGCGCGCGCCCACCGCTGGACCTTCGCCCGACCCGTCGAGGCGACCGGGGAGCCGTTCTTCCGCTCGCCCGGGCTCTCGGCCTGCGGTGATGCATGGGGAGAGAGTGCGGCGGTACGCACCGCGTGGTCGTCGGGCGACGCTCTCGGCCGGGCGCTGGCGGCATCCTGA
- a CDS encoding glycerophosphodiester phosphodiesterase family protein, giving the protein MPLVIGHRGAPGYLPEHSRSSYARAIAAGVDAVEPDVVPSKDGVLVVRHENEISATTDVATRREFADRRTSKTIDGGRLEGWFTEDFTWAELQTLRCRERIPAIRPASAAHDDTEPVLRLRDVLDLAREGGVGVVLEIKHAAAFARLGFDMAELVRDELRTAGWTDAVDSLVIESFEPLVLTRLRDLGIRVPLVQLIEADGAPWDLRERDGADATGYAAMLTPRGLDGLAAEVDGISPDKRLILAPDRWGRARGPAPLVAEAQERGLRVFTWTCRPENMFLLRAYRRPGGAAAFGDHRAEWSVLRDAGLDGVFVDHPDLGVEFFRS; this is encoded by the coding sequence ATGCCCCTCGTGATCGGCCATCGCGGCGCCCCCGGGTACCTCCCCGAGCACTCCCGCAGCTCGTACGCGCGAGCGATCGCCGCGGGAGTGGATGCCGTCGAGCCCGACGTCGTCCCCTCGAAAGACGGCGTGCTCGTCGTGCGTCACGAGAACGAGATCAGTGCCACGACCGATGTCGCGACGCGTCGCGAGTTCGCCGACCGGCGCACGTCGAAGACGATCGATGGCGGGCGGCTCGAGGGGTGGTTCACCGAGGACTTCACCTGGGCGGAGCTGCAGACCCTCCGGTGCCGGGAGCGCATCCCCGCGATCCGTCCCGCCAGCGCCGCCCACGACGACACCGAGCCCGTGCTGCGCCTGCGCGACGTGCTCGATCTCGCCCGCGAGGGGGGAGTCGGGGTGGTGCTCGAGATCAAGCACGCGGCCGCGTTCGCCCGCCTCGGCTTCGACATGGCCGAGCTCGTACGCGACGAGCTGCGCACGGCGGGATGGACGGATGCCGTCGACTCCCTCGTCATCGAGTCGTTCGAGCCGCTGGTGCTCACGCGGCTGCGTGACCTCGGCATCCGCGTTCCGCTGGTGCAGCTGATCGAGGCCGACGGCGCGCCGTGGGACCTGCGGGAACGCGACGGCGCCGATGCCACGGGGTACGCCGCGATGCTGACCCCCCGGGGGCTCGACGGGCTCGCCGCCGAGGTCGACGGCATCAGCCCCGACAAGCGCCTCATCCTCGCCCCCGACCGCTGGGGCCGCGCGCGCGGTCCGGCGCCGCTCGTGGCCGAGGCGCAGGAACGCGGTCTGCGCGTCTTCACTTGGACATGCCGTCCCGAGAATATGTTCCTGCTGCGCGCGTATCGGCGGCCCGGCGGCGCCGCGGCGTTCGGCGACCACCGCGCGGAATGGTCGGTGCTGCGCGACGCGGGGCTCGACGGGGTGTTCGTGGATCATCCCGACCTGGGGGTCGAGTTCTTCCGGAGTTGA
- a CDS encoding Bax inhibitor-1/YccA family protein, with the protein MALNNPAFSNPAFQDPRAGGAQTRYSPPPAVDPAADASIEGAYAAPAASAAQTGRMTVEDTVFKTLALFGILVVTAVVGWIWTMSGVSVANPNPSVAPMIIGGLGGFVLAMVAIFKKKPSVPVFIAYAAFEGLFIGGISAFFEFMLPGIVVQATLATLSVVGVTLALFASGKIRASKRATKIFMIAMVGYLVFSLLNVGLMLFGVLPDGMAFGLRSATIAGIPIGLILGVLVVIMAAYSLVLDFDQIQRGVRNGAPRVYAWVGAFGIMVTVVWLYVEILRMIAIIRGNN; encoded by the coding sequence GTGGCCCTCAACAACCCGGCATTCAGCAACCCGGCGTTCCAGGACCCTCGAGCCGGTGGCGCCCAGACGCGCTACAGCCCGCCCCCGGCCGTCGATCCCGCCGCAGACGCGTCGATCGAAGGGGCGTACGCCGCCCCCGCGGCGAGCGCAGCCCAGACCGGTCGCATGACCGTCGAAGACACCGTCTTCAAGACCCTCGCCCTCTTCGGCATCCTCGTCGTCACCGCCGTCGTCGGCTGGATCTGGACGATGAGCGGCGTCAGCGTCGCCAACCCCAACCCGAGCGTTGCTCCGATGATCATCGGCGGCCTGGGCGGCTTCGTGCTCGCCATGGTCGCGATCTTCAAGAAGAAGCCGTCGGTCCCCGTGTTCATCGCCTACGCGGCGTTCGAGGGTCTGTTCATCGGTGGAATCTCGGCGTTCTTCGAGTTCATGCTGCCCGGCATCGTCGTGCAGGCGACCCTCGCGACCCTCTCGGTCGTCGGTGTGACCCTCGCCCTCTTCGCCAGCGGCAAGATCCGCGCCTCGAAGCGTGCCACCAAGATCTTCATGATCGCGATGGTCGGCTACCTCGTCTTCAGCCTGCTGAACGTCGGCCTCATGCTCTTCGGCGTGCTGCCCGACGGAATGGCGTTCGGTCTGCGCAGCGCCACCATCGCCGGCATCCCGATCGGTCTGATCCTCGGTGTGCTCGTGGTCATCATGGCCGCGTACTCGCTGGTGCTCGACTTCGACCAGATCCAGCGCGGCGTCCGCAACGGCGCCCCGCGCGTCTACGCGTGGGTCGGCGCCTTCGGCATCATGGTCACCGTCGTGTGGCTGTACGTCGAGATCCTGCGCATGATCGCGATCATCCGCGGCAACAACTGA
- the ligD gene encoding non-homologous end-joining DNA ligase: MSPAKTPAEILDIDGHEVRVTSPDRVVFAEPALTKLDLVRYYLAVAEGALRGAGGRPMVLKRFSKGLDQEPFFQKRVPENHPAFIDTATLRYASGTSAEETVIRDAAGLAWVVNLGCLDLNPHPVRAEDLDHPDELRVDLDPMPGVDWSQIVDVAFIARDVLEDHGLVGWPKTSGSRGLHILVRLRPEWNFADVRLAAETLAREVENRAPGLATARWWKEERGESVFVDFNQNAKDRTVASAYSVRALPDARVSTPLTWDEVRNRRPDEFTVLTVPERFATLGDPHAGIDDAAGSLDALLALAKELGPADKPPRGGDGSGRRASTMPLIEVARTKTKPEALEALETWKQRHPDATSALHPADVLVDGMRGSSSLWYRVRVNLQHVPDAERPAQEDLIADYDPWAGRSPS, encoded by the coding sequence ATGAGCCCCGCGAAGACGCCCGCCGAGATCCTCGACATCGACGGACACGAGGTGCGCGTCACCAGTCCCGATCGCGTCGTGTTCGCCGAGCCCGCCCTCACCAAGCTCGACCTCGTGCGCTACTACCTCGCCGTCGCCGAGGGGGCGCTCCGGGGCGCCGGTGGGCGGCCGATGGTGCTGAAGCGCTTCTCGAAGGGCCTCGACCAGGAGCCGTTCTTCCAGAAACGCGTGCCCGAGAACCACCCCGCCTTCATCGACACCGCGACCCTGCGCTACGCCTCGGGCACGTCCGCGGAAGAGACGGTGATCCGGGATGCCGCGGGCCTGGCGTGGGTCGTCAACCTCGGCTGCCTCGACCTCAACCCGCATCCCGTGCGAGCCGAAGACCTCGATCATCCCGACGAGCTGCGCGTGGACCTCGACCCGATGCCGGGGGTCGACTGGTCGCAGATCGTCGACGTGGCCTTCATCGCCCGCGACGTCCTGGAAGACCACGGGCTCGTCGGCTGGCCCAAGACCTCGGGGTCGCGCGGTCTGCATATCCTCGTGCGCCTCCGCCCCGAGTGGAACTTCGCCGACGTGCGTCTCGCGGCCGAAACCCTGGCCCGCGAGGTCGAGAATCGCGCGCCGGGGCTCGCCACGGCCCGCTGGTGGAAGGAGGAGCGGGGCGAGAGCGTCTTCGTCGACTTCAACCAGAACGCCAAGGACCGCACGGTCGCATCGGCCTACTCCGTGCGCGCCCTCCCCGACGCGCGCGTCTCGACACCGTTGACCTGGGACGAGGTGCGAAACCGCCGCCCCGACGAGTTCACCGTCCTCACCGTGCCCGAGCGCTTCGCGACACTCGGTGATCCCCACGCCGGGATCGACGACGCGGCGGGGTCTCTCGACGCGCTCCTCGCCCTCGCGAAGGAGCTCGGGCCGGCCGACAAGCCCCCGCGCGGCGGCGACGGTTCGGGCCGGCGCGCGTCGACCATGCCGCTCATCGAGGTCGCGCGCACCAAGACCAAGCCCGAGGCGCTGGAGGCACTCGAGACGTGGAAGCAGCGGCATCCCGACGCCACCTCTGCCCTTCACCCGGCCGACGTGCTCGTCGACGGCATGCGCGGCTCGAGCTCGCTCTGGTACCGCGTGCGGGTGAATCTGCAGCACGTTCCGGATGCCGAGCGCCCGGCGCAGGAAGACCTGATCGCCGACTACGACCCCTGGGCCGGCCGATCCCCGTCGTGA
- a CDS encoding TetR/AcrR family transcriptional regulator, translated as MPTPERTSLDEIVDAAARLLDEGGPSAVTMQAVAQAVGVKAPSLYKRVRDRETLLARVGERAADELTARLTAASDDLDALLIAFRRFGHDRPEAFRLLFTTVVDAERLAATSAPVLRATTSAVGEKHALDAARLLTAWATGFVTMELGGAFRLGGDLDQAYDYGRAHLVASLSNAHDGDRPAQGS; from the coding sequence ATGCCGACTCCGGAGAGAACGAGCCTCGACGAGATCGTCGATGCGGCAGCGCGACTGCTCGACGAGGGCGGACCGAGCGCCGTCACGATGCAGGCCGTCGCGCAGGCGGTGGGGGTGAAGGCGCCCTCGCTCTACAAGAGGGTGCGCGACCGCGAGACTCTGCTCGCGCGCGTCGGGGAGCGGGCCGCCGACGAGCTCACCGCTCGGCTGACGGCGGCATCCGACGATCTCGACGCCCTGTTGATCGCGTTCCGTCGCTTCGGCCACGATCGTCCCGAGGCGTTCCGTCTGCTGTTCACGACGGTGGTGGATGCCGAGCGCCTCGCGGCCACGAGCGCGCCGGTGCTGCGGGCGACCACGTCGGCGGTGGGCGAGAAGCACGCGCTCGACGCCGCGCGACTGCTGACGGCCTGGGCCACGGGCTTCGTGACCATGGAGCTCGGCGGGGCCTTCCGGCTCGGCGGCGACCTCGATCAGGCGTACGACTACGGTCGCGCCCACCTCGTCGCCTCGCTGTCGAACGCTCACGACGGGGATCGGCCGGCCCAGGGGTCGTAG
- a CDS encoding MBL fold metallo-hydrolase, translating into MRLAPSLHRIGNDIVASYLIVTPEGITLVDAGLPGMHTDLLRELDAIGRTLDDIRGVVLTHGDSDHVGFAERLRREHGVPVYVHSADADRARGGSKPKAAMGPIRLGPLLSFAAYGIRKGVRPQWLTEVNEVSDGDVLELPGSPRVVGMPGHSPGSIAVHSPAVRAVFVGDALTTRHVLTGRMGAAPAPFTDDPAEAMASLDRIAGLDAEWVLPGHGPAFHGSPAAAADAVRAAARG; encoded by the coding sequence ATGAGACTCGCTCCGTCGCTCCACCGCATCGGCAACGACATCGTCGCCTCGTACCTCATCGTCACTCCCGAGGGCATCACCCTCGTCGACGCCGGACTCCCCGGCATGCACACCGATCTGCTTCGAGAACTGGATGCCATCGGCCGCACCCTCGACGACATCCGCGGCGTCGTGCTCACCCACGGCGACAGCGACCACGTCGGCTTCGCCGAGCGCCTGCGCCGCGAGCACGGCGTTCCCGTCTACGTGCACTCCGCCGACGCCGACCGCGCCCGCGGGGGCTCCAAGCCGAAGGCGGCCATGGGCCCGATCCGCCTCGGCCCCCTGCTCAGCTTCGCCGCCTACGGGATCCGCAAGGGCGTGCGCCCCCAGTGGCTGACCGAGGTGAACGAGGTCTCCGACGGCGACGTGCTCGAGCTCCCGGGCAGCCCCCGCGTGGTCGGCATGCCCGGACACTCCCCGGGCAGCATCGCCGTGCACTCCCCCGCCGTGCGCGCGGTGTTCGTCGGCGATGCGCTCACCACGCGCCACGTGCTCACCGGTCGCATGGGCGCCGCCCCCGCACCGTTCACCGACGACCCCGCCGAGGCGATGGCCTCTCTCGACCGCATCGCCGGACTGGATGCCGAGTGGGTCCTGCCCGGCCACGGTCCCGCCTTCCACGGCTCACCGGCCGCCGCCGCCGACGCCGTGAGGGCTGCCGCGCGCGGCTGA